One window of Candidatus Angelobacter sp. genomic DNA carries:
- a CDS encoding tryptophan synthase subunit beta (catalyzes the formation of L-tryptophan from L-serine and 1-(indol-3-yl)glycerol 3-phosphate), whose product LLHDQKRVDYTYATDDKALEAFMKLARLEGIIPALESAHAIAEVIQRAPKLGRDKLIIVNLSGRGDKDVAQVADKVRLQMPK is encoded by the coding sequence TTGCTGCACGACCAGAAGCGGGTCGATTACACCTACGCGACCGATGACAAGGCGTTGGAGGCGTTCATGAAGCTGGCGCGGCTCGAAGGGATCATTCCCGCACTCGAAAGCGCGCACGCGATTGCCGAAGTCATCCAACGGGCGCCGAAGCTGGGCAGGGACAAGCTCATCATCGTGAATCTCTCCGGTCGCGGCGACAAAGACGTGGCGCAGGTGGCGGACAAGGTGCGCTTGCAAATGCCGAAGTGA
- a CDS encoding aspartate-semialdehyde dehydrogenase: MNMSPHVAVVGATGAVGVEMIKTLEKRKFPVGKLTLLASARSAGKKLKFRDEETSVKELTKDSFNGIDIALFSAGGGISKEFAPGAARAGCVVIDNSSAFRMDDSVPLVIPEINAGDVEFHKGIIANPNCTTAITLMALYPLHRAFNVRRIFASSYQAVSGTGAKAIEELERQVGQIVSGKPVTKEVYPHQIAFNVLPQVDSFLPSGYTKEEMKMENEGRKIMHHPAFRASVTCVRVPVYRAHSVAVSAEFEKAVTVGAARDVLSKAPGLDVVDDPEKKEYPMPLYTAEKYNCQVGRIRSDCALDNGLCFWVSGDQLLKGAALNAVQIAEELLD; this comes from the coding sequence ATGAACATGAGTCCGCATGTGGCAGTAGTTGGCGCGACGGGTGCCGTCGGCGTCGAGATGATCAAAACGCTGGAGAAACGCAAATTTCCCGTGGGCAAATTGACGTTGCTCGCCTCCGCCCGTTCGGCTGGCAAGAAACTCAAGTTTCGTGACGAAGAAACCTCAGTGAAGGAACTGACGAAAGATTCTTTCAACGGCATTGACATCGCATTGTTCAGCGCCGGCGGTGGCATCTCAAAGGAGTTCGCGCCCGGTGCCGCCAGGGCCGGTTGCGTGGTCATCGACAACTCGAGCGCGTTCCGCATGGATGACTCCGTGCCGCTGGTCATTCCTGAAATCAACGCCGGCGATGTGGAGTTTCACAAGGGTATTATCGCCAATCCCAACTGCACCACGGCCATCACCTTGATGGCGCTCTATCCGCTCCATCGGGCGTTCAACGTGCGCCGGATTTTTGCGTCGAGTTACCAGGCGGTGTCCGGCACCGGCGCGAAAGCGATTGAGGAACTGGAACGTCAGGTGGGGCAAATCGTTTCCGGCAAACCGGTGACGAAAGAAGTGTATCCGCATCAGATCGCGTTCAACGTGCTGCCCCAGGTCGATTCATTCCTGCCTTCGGGTTACACGAAGGAAGAGATGAAAATGGAGAACGAAGGGCGGAAGATCATGCATCATCCGGCGTTCCGCGCGAGCGTGACCTGTGTTCGCGTACCGGTCTATCGCGCGCATTCAGTGGCTGTCAGCGCCGAATTTGAAAAGGCGGTGACGGTCGGAGCCGCGCGCGACGTGCTGAGCAAGGCGCCCGGGCTGGACGTCGTGGACGACCCCGAGAAGAAGGAGTATCCGATGCCTCTCTACACCGCGGAGAAATACAACTGTCAGGTGGGCCGCATCCGTTCGGATTGCGCCCTCGACAACGGGCTTTGCTTCTGGGTTTCTGGTGATCAACTGCTCAAAGGCGCGGCGTTAAACGCCGTGCAGATCGCGGAAGAGTTACTCGATTAG
- a CDS encoding RNA methyltransferase, producing MLRVQKVDSLDQPELAPYRTMRRQLEHRQQGIFVAEGEKVVRRLLESEFVVVSLLLPEKWFVEYEPLIRTRAKEARVYLAEKKVLERLTGFSMFQGVLAVGKVPVPHTLHSVLQRRARSGLFAAIEGLSNAENVGVVARNCAAFGVQALFVGSTSASPFLRRAVRSSMGAVFRLPVVEQLDLPKALGELRASSVRCIAAHPHTDRHSLPRADLTSDCCLVFGSEGCGISDEVLAACDEAVAIPMNSGVDSLNVGNAAAVFFYEANRQRGKYLDKPSIAKHSDTGVKSRSNEPG from the coding sequence ATGTTGCGCGTTCAAAAGGTTGACTCTCTGGATCAGCCCGAACTGGCGCCGTACCGGACGATGCGCCGCCAGTTGGAGCATCGTCAGCAGGGAATTTTTGTCGCCGAAGGTGAAAAGGTCGTGCGCCGCCTGCTCGAAAGCGAATTTGTGGTTGTCTCGCTGCTGCTGCCGGAAAAATGGTTTGTCGAATATGAACCGTTGATTCGCACGCGGGCGAAGGAGGCTCGCGTTTACCTCGCCGAAAAGAAAGTTCTCGAAAGGCTGACCGGATTCTCGATGTTCCAGGGCGTACTGGCGGTTGGCAAAGTTCCCGTGCCGCACACGCTGCACTCGGTGTTGCAACGCCGCGCGCGGTCCGGCTTGTTCGCCGCAATCGAAGGGCTTTCCAACGCGGAAAACGTTGGCGTGGTGGCGCGCAATTGCGCGGCGTTTGGCGTTCAGGCGCTGTTCGTCGGCAGCACGTCAGCAAGTCCGTTTCTTCGGCGCGCGGTGCGGAGTTCGATGGGCGCCGTCTTCCGGCTGCCCGTGGTGGAGCAGCTTGACCTTCCCAAAGCGCTGGGCGAACTGCGCGCCAGCAGCGTGCGCTGCATTGCTGCGCATCCGCACACCGACAGGCACTCGCTGCCACGGGCTGATCTCACCTCGGACTGTTGCCTCGTGTTTGGAAGTGAAGGCTGTGGCATTTCGGACGAAGTACTGGCCGCGTGTGACGAAGCTGTCGCGATCCCTATGAATTCGGGCGTCGATTCACTCAACGTTGGGAACGCGGCAGCGGTGTTTTTTTATGAAGCGAACCGGCAGCGTGGCAAATACCTGGACAAACCTTCCATTGCCAAACACTCCGATACAGGCGTAAAATCACGTTCCAACGAACCGGGCTAG
- the rfbB gene encoding dTDP-glucose 4,6-dehydratase, translating to MNLLVTGGAGFIGSNLIRHIIDEPGVTRLVNLDCLTYAGHLENLRDFESHPKYAFERVDLREKAAVESVVRRHAVTHVMHLAAESHVDRSIVGPDDFVQTNVVGTFHLLEACRTFWAGNFSDRRFHHVSTDEVYGSLGPTGKFTEETPYAPNSPYSASKASSDMLVRAYYHTYGLPAVITNCSNNYGPYQFPEKLIPVVIQSAIHRRSIPVYGDGMNVRDWLFVLDHAEALWCAFRKGAPGQTYNIGGNNEWPNLRIVEQICDLVDELKPAAGGNSRKLITFVKDRPGHDRRYAIDATKIHRELGWIPRHDFASGLKLTVDWYLKNQKWIETVTARRHPPAPSAIPRSAPTASTSR from the coding sequence ATGAATTTACTGGTAACGGGCGGCGCCGGATTTATTGGCTCAAACTTGATACGGCACATCATCGACGAGCCTGGCGTGACACGGTTGGTCAACCTCGATTGTCTGACATACGCAGGCCATCTGGAGAACCTGCGCGATTTCGAAAGTCACCCGAAGTATGCGTTCGAGCGGGTTGATTTGCGCGAGAAGGCTGCCGTCGAAAGCGTGGTCCGACGGCACGCCGTTACTCACGTCATGCACCTGGCTGCGGAGTCGCATGTGGACCGCTCGATCGTAGGGCCGGACGATTTCGTCCAGACCAATGTGGTCGGCACCTTTCATTTGCTGGAGGCGTGCAGGACGTTTTGGGCTGGAAATTTCAGCGATCGCCGGTTTCACCACGTCTCCACGGACGAAGTGTATGGAAGTCTCGGTCCCACCGGCAAATTTACCGAGGAAACTCCGTACGCGCCAAACTCGCCATATTCAGCCAGCAAAGCCTCATCTGACATGCTTGTTCGGGCGTACTATCACACCTACGGACTGCCAGCGGTCATCACGAACTGTTCGAATAACTATGGTCCCTACCAGTTTCCCGAGAAACTCATTCCAGTTGTCATTCAGAGCGCAATCCATCGCAGATCCATCCCGGTTTACGGGGATGGCATGAACGTCCGCGACTGGCTGTTCGTTCTCGATCACGCGGAAGCCTTGTGGTGCGCGTTCCGCAAGGGCGCACCGGGCCAAACCTACAATATCGGAGGCAACAACGAATGGCCGAACCTCCGGATCGTCGAACAGATTTGCGATCTGGTTGACGAATTGAAACCGGCGGCGGGCGGAAATTCGCGGAAGCTGATCACGTTCGTGAAGGATCGTCCGGGCCACGACCGCCGGTACGCCATTGACGCAACGAAAATCCACCGCGAACTGGGGTGGATACCCCGGCATGATTTCGCGTCTGGGTTGAAGTTGACTGTGGATTGGTACTTGAAGAATCAGAAGTGGATCGAGACGGTCACGGCCAGGCGGCACCCTCCCGCTCCGAGCGCGATTCCGCGCAGTGCGCCAACCGCGAGCACGAGTCGTTGA
- a CDS encoding PQQ-dependent sugar dehydrogenase: MPSLPPVYGYSTVKAFGSVGFTNPVAIVSAPGETNRLFVVEQRGVVSVITNLASPDRSVFLDISSQVISDQPAGERGLLGLAFHPGYATNGYFYLFYTSWNSNDNGLNDRLSRFQCSTNDPNLGDANSETILISQFDRADNHNAGDLQFGADGYLYVSLGDEGGSGGEYGNCQRIDLNFFSGILRIDVDLRFDSLPANPHPANTNNATGTVNYAIPPDNPFVGSTDFNGSPVDPNRVRTEFWAVGLRNPWRVSFDSANGRLYCGDVGQDKTEEIDVIAKGGNYGWNYYEGTRPFTGIPPLGFSPLDPILQYDHGPGTNQGSCVIGGVVYHGDRISQLTGAYVFGDYVSGNIWSLRYDGTNATSWSLLTVNPGVSAFGIDPRNGDVLLADQGAATLKRLVYNTNLVSGAPLPPTLADTGAFSDLSSFTPYTGIVPYSINVPFWSDHANKSRWFSIPDTNQFIDFNPTGNWTFPTGAVWIKHFELEMTNGVPESTKRIETRFIVRNTNGVYGVTYRWGDSTTNAVLVPEEGMDESFAIQDGGIVRTQIWHYPARNECLRCHTSAGGFALGFNTPQMNRDTDYGGITTNQILALSQAGYFRTNVSDVSTLTALVGATNAGYSLEYRTRSYLHANCAQCHQPGGGGLGNWDARITTPLTNAGIINGALINDLGDPNNRVVVPGSLDSSVLYLRVAGLGANHMPPIDTTVLNADAITLLGLWISNDASVADRHIFYNGSIFDGNDAGANGADDGAIATDKVALLGGQTGSFSNYTSYSRGINGIMVDITLLPGVPGAGDFTFRVGNDNNPGGWAPAPAPLSVTVRSGAGSGGSDRVTIIWADNAIQKQWLQVTVLATAATGLSSPDVFYFGNAVGESGNSTTDARVNATDEILARNNPRALGQAPVDFAYDYNRDGKVNATDEIIARNNPTSSLTALQLISVPGVAGGGGASSPLRLQSSVAAPVLRIRSIAVAGNDTLKVQFSGLNGGLYRLQSAAEVGQAVWQEVSPEPLLNQLSNNLYEFEVKKQAGVAAQFYRIVSQ, encoded by the coding sequence ATGCCGTCGTTGCCGCCGGTATACGGCTACTCCACCGTCAAAGCCTTCGGAAGCGTTGGGTTTACCAATCCGGTGGCGATTGTCAGCGCGCCCGGTGAGACCAACCGTCTTTTTGTTGTCGAACAGCGCGGCGTCGTGAGTGTCATCACCAATCTTGCGAGCCCGGACCGTTCCGTGTTCCTGGATATTTCGAGCCAGGTCATAAGCGATCAGCCGGCTGGCGAACGCGGTCTCCTGGGTCTGGCGTTCCATCCTGGCTACGCTACAAACGGATACTTTTACCTTTTTTACACGTCTTGGAATAGCAACGACAATGGTTTGAACGACCGATTATCCCGCTTTCAGTGTTCAACTAATGACCCGAACCTTGGCGACGCCAACTCCGAGACGATTCTGATCAGTCAGTTTGATCGCGCGGACAACCACAATGCCGGCGATCTTCAGTTCGGCGCGGACGGTTACCTTTACGTTTCTTTGGGTGATGAAGGCGGGTCGGGCGGTGAATACGGCAACTGCCAGCGCATCGATTTGAATTTCTTTTCAGGGATTCTGCGGATTGATGTGGACCTGCGGTTCGACAGTTTGCCGGCAAATCCGCATCCCGCGAACACCAACAACGCCACCGGAACCGTCAACTACGCCATCCCGCCTGACAATCCGTTTGTTGGAAGCACCGACTTTAACGGGTCGCCGGTGGATCCGAACCGGGTGCGTACAGAGTTTTGGGCGGTCGGGCTGCGAAATCCGTGGCGCGTTTCATTCGATTCAGCGAACGGCCGGCTTTATTGCGGCGATGTGGGCCAGGATAAGACCGAAGAGATCGACGTAATTGCCAAAGGCGGCAACTATGGTTGGAACTATTACGAGGGAACGCGTCCTTTCACTGGAATACCGCCGCTTGGTTTTTCCCCTCTTGATCCCATACTTCAATACGATCACGGCCCGGGAACCAACCAAGGCAGTTGCGTCATTGGCGGTGTCGTCTATCATGGCGACCGTATCTCGCAACTGACGGGTGCCTATGTTTTTGGCGACTATGTCAGCGGAAACATCTGGTCGCTGCGTTACGACGGCACTAACGCTACTTCTTGGAGCCTGTTGACGGTTAATCCGGGCGTCTCCGCGTTCGGCATTGATCCGCGCAACGGAGACGTCCTTCTGGCCGACCAGGGCGCGGCCACCCTGAAGCGCCTGGTGTATAATACGAACCTCGTTTCCGGTGCGCCGTTGCCACCAACCCTGGCGGACACCGGAGCGTTTTCCGACCTGTCTTCGTTCACGCCCTACACCGGCATCGTTCCGTACTCGATCAACGTCCCATTCTGGTCGGATCACGCGAATAAAAGTCGTTGGTTTTCGATCCCCGACACCAACCAGTTCATTGATTTTAATCCGACCGGCAACTGGACGTTTCCGACCGGGGCCGTCTGGATCAAACACTTTGAGTTGGAGATGACCAACGGCGTTCCGGAGTCGACAAAACGAATAGAGACGCGATTTATAGTCCGTAATACCAACGGAGTTTACGGAGTGACGTATCGCTGGGGTGATTCGACGACCAACGCGGTGCTGGTACCGGAAGAAGGTATGGACGAGTCGTTTGCGATTCAGGATGGAGGCATCGTGCGCACCCAGATCTGGCATTACCCCGCGCGCAATGAGTGTCTGCGGTGCCATACATCCGCGGGCGGCTTCGCGCTGGGGTTCAACACCCCGCAGATGAATCGTGATACGGATTACGGCGGAATCACGACCAATCAGATCCTTGCATTGAGCCAGGCGGGTTATTTCCGAACCAACGTATCCGATGTGAGCACTCTCACGGCATTGGTTGGTGCGACCAATGCCGGCTATTCGTTGGAATATCGGACCCGTTCCTACCTGCACGCTAATTGCGCCCAGTGCCACCAGCCCGGCGGCGGCGGTCTCGGTAATTGGGACGCACGGATAACGACGCCGCTCACCAATGCCGGAATAATCAACGGCGCGCTAATCAATGACCTGGGCGATCCCAATAATCGAGTGGTTGTTCCCGGTTCACTTGACAGCTCGGTTTTGTACTTACGGGTGGCCGGCCTCGGAGCGAACCACATGCCTCCCATCGACACGACAGTGCTGAATGCGGATGCCATTACTCTGCTTGGCCTTTGGATTTCGAACGACGCCAGCGTGGCCGATCGCCACATATTTTACAACGGCTCGATTTTTGATGGGAATGACGCGGGGGCGAACGGGGCGGATGACGGGGCGATTGCGACGGACAAGGTGGCGTTGTTGGGGGGGCAGACGGGGAGTTTTAGCAATTACACCAGTTACAGCCGTGGGATCAACGGGATCATGGTGGATATCACGCTGCTGCCGGGGGTTCCGGGGGCGGGTGATTTCACGTTCCGGGTGGGCAACGACAACAATCCCGGGGGCTGGGCGCCGGCGCCGGCGCCGCTGAGTGTGACGGTGCGTTCGGGGGCGGGGAGCGGGGGTTCGGACCGGGTGACGATCATCTGGGCGGACAACGCGATCCAGAAGCAGTGGCTGCAGGTGACGGTGCTGGCGACGGCGGCGACGGGGCTGAGCAGTCCGGATGTGTTTTATTTTGGCAACGCGGTGGGGGAGAGCGGCAATTCGACGACGGATGCGCGGGTCAACGCGACGGACGAGATTCTGGCGCGGAACAACCCGCGGGCGCTGGGGCAGGCGCCGGTGGATTTTGCGTATGACTACAACCGGGACGGGAAGGTGAACGCGACGGACGAAATCATCGCGCGGAACAATCCGACGTCCTCGCTGACGGCATTGCAGTTGATCAGCGTGCCGGGGGTGGCCGGGGGCGGGGGAGCTTCGAGCCCGTTGCGGTTGCAGTCCTCGGTCGCGGCGCCGGTGCTGAGGATACGATCGATCGCCGTGGCGGGCAACGACACACTGAAGGTGCAATTTTCGGGGTTGAACGGGGGGCTTTACCGGCTGCAGTCGGCGGCGGAGGTGGGGCAGGCGGTGTGGCAGGAGGTGTCCCCTGAACCTTTGCTCAACCAGTTGTCGAACAACCTGTATGAATTCGAGGTGAAGAAGCAGGCTGGAGTGGCGGCACAGTTTTACCGGATCGTGTCACAATAG
- a CDS encoding DegT/DnrJ/EryC1/StrS family aminotransferase, translated as MNVPFLDFVGPYEELKAELDEAYRRFMRSAWYVLGKEVETFEQEFADYCGVKYCVGVGNGLEALHLILRAYEIGEGDEVIVPSNTYIATWLAVSYAGATPVPVEPDPRTFNIDPERIEAAITPRTRAVMPVHLYGQPADMDPIVQIARKRGLKVIEDNAQAQGARYKGRRTGSLADAAGNSFYPSKNLGAFGDAGAVTTDDPTLADKIHMLRNYGSKKKYYNELKGYNSRLDELQAALLRVKLNKLDEWNMRRTRIAQKYLDRFGGRADLNLPFVPTWAEPAWHVFVVRHPKRDTLQRRLAEAGVGTLIHYPVPPHLSGAYADAGMARGAYPLAEDLAGTVLSLPIGPHLTESQSSLVIDSVSSAVKSL; from the coding sequence TTGAACGTTCCGTTTCTCGACTTTGTCGGGCCGTACGAAGAACTCAAGGCAGAGCTCGACGAGGCGTATCGTCGTTTTATGCGCTCGGCCTGGTACGTTCTGGGCAAGGAAGTCGAGACGTTTGAACAGGAATTCGCAGACTATTGTGGTGTCAAATACTGCGTGGGCGTCGGGAACGGCCTTGAGGCACTGCATCTGATCCTCCGTGCTTATGAAATCGGCGAGGGCGACGAGGTCATTGTTCCGTCGAACACGTATATCGCAACCTGGCTCGCCGTTTCGTATGCGGGCGCGACACCGGTCCCTGTCGAACCCGATCCCCGGACGTTCAACATTGATCCCGAGCGGATCGAAGCGGCCATTACTCCCAGAACGAGGGCCGTCATGCCCGTGCATTTGTACGGGCAGCCGGCGGACATGGACCCGATTGTGCAGATTGCGCGCAAACGAGGATTGAAGGTCATCGAGGACAACGCGCAGGCGCAGGGGGCGCGATACAAGGGCCGTCGCACAGGTTCGCTCGCCGATGCAGCGGGGAACAGTTTTTACCCGAGCAAAAACCTAGGTGCTTTTGGGGATGCCGGAGCGGTCACGACGGATGACCCCACACTTGCTGACAAGATTCACATGTTGCGCAACTACGGGTCGAAGAAGAAGTATTACAACGAACTCAAAGGTTACAACTCACGACTGGACGAGTTGCAGGCCGCATTGCTGCGCGTGAAATTAAACAAGCTGGACGAATGGAACATGCGCCGCACCCGGATCGCCCAAAAGTATCTGGATCGGTTCGGTGGGCGGGCGGATTTGAATCTGCCGTTTGTTCCGACCTGGGCGGAACCCGCCTGGCATGTATTCGTCGTCAGGCACCCGAAACGCGATACGTTGCAACGGAGGCTTGCTGAAGCCGGCGTTGGCACCTTGATTCATTATCCGGTACCACCGCATCTGTCTGGCGCGTACGCGGACGCGGGCATGGCGAGAGGGGCTTATCCGCTTGCGGAGGATCTGGCGGGCACTGTGTTGAGCCTGCCGATCGGACCGCACCTTACAGAGTCTCAATCCAGCCTGGTGATCGACTCGGTGAGCAGCGCGGTGAAAAGCCTCTGA
- a CDS encoding FdtA/QdtA family cupin domain-containing protein, producing METNRCRIIELPKISDARGNLTFLEGERHVPFAFKRVFYLYDVPGGADRAGHALKKCHQFLIAMSGSFDVTVYDGKEKERFQLNRSYYGLHLPPMFWREIDNFSSGSVCLVLASETYDEKDYFRDYREYLRAMGGMTA from the coding sequence ATGGAAACCAACCGTTGCCGCATCATTGAACTGCCGAAGATTTCGGACGCGCGTGGCAATTTGACCTTTCTCGAGGGCGAGCGGCACGTGCCCTTCGCGTTCAAGCGGGTCTTTTATCTGTACGATGTCCCTGGCGGGGCGGATCGTGCCGGGCACGCGCTTAAGAAGTGTCACCAGTTCCTGATCGCAATGTCCGGCAGTTTTGACGTGACGGTATATGACGGCAAGGAGAAGGAACGATTTCAATTGAATCGTTCGTATTATGGTCTGCACCTGCCGCCAATGTTCTGGCGAGAGATCGACAACTTCTCCTCCGGCTCTGTGTGTCTGGTGCTTGCGTCCGAGACTTATGATGAGAAGGATTATTTCCGCGATTACCGGGAGTATCTGCGCGCGATGGGGGGAATGACCGCTTGA
- a CDS encoding GNAT family protein: protein MRHSLQGEGFGVRLRPVQEADAAFIVWLRNLDHAKGNIGDSAVDVTSQKAWLDAYFEREGDYYFIVETLAGTPVGTYGIYDISGRTAESGRWVIRPGVPAASPSAIVGLDLVFDTLGIARLHGTTVASNRPVLSLNQKMGYKQVRIERAARIIGSQAVDMVHLALSAADWREARERLLPVARLAEAQIRDWERAHRQGAKPRDPWRTPN from the coding sequence ATGCGGCATTCGCTTCAAGGGGAGGGTTTTGGCGTGCGCCTTCGGCCGGTCCAGGAAGCGGACGCGGCCTTTATTGTGTGGCTTCGGAATTTGGATCATGCGAAGGGCAACATCGGGGACTCGGCGGTGGACGTGACGAGTCAGAAAGCCTGGCTGGATGCTTACTTTGAACGCGAAGGCGATTATTATTTCATTGTCGAGACACTCGCCGGCACTCCGGTCGGAACCTATGGGATCTACGACATATCAGGAAGGACCGCGGAGTCGGGACGTTGGGTTATCCGCCCCGGGGTGCCTGCGGCATCTCCAAGCGCGATTGTAGGGCTCGATCTGGTGTTTGACACTCTGGGCATCGCCCGACTGCACGGAACAACCGTGGCCAGCAACCGCCCGGTCCTGTCGCTCAACCAGAAGATGGGTTACAAACAGGTCAGGATCGAGCGGGCCGCGCGGATAATTGGCAGCCAGGCAGTGGACATGGTACATCTGGCCCTCAGTGCCGCTGATTGGCGGGAGGCGCGTGAGCGCCTGCTGCCAGTGGCCCGGCTCGCGGAGGCTCAGATTCGGGATTGGGAGCGGGCACATCGACAGGGCGCGAAACCGCGTGATCCGTGGAGAACACCGAATTGA